The following is a genomic window from Lysinibacillus sp. G4S2.
GAGTAATGGAGAGTATGGCGTGACGGTTGTTGACAAGAAGACTGACAACATCGAAAAAATTAGCTCTACACGTATCCGTAAGCTTTTACAAGAGGGAGATATGGAAGAAGCAAGATTGCTCTTAGGACGACCATTTGAAGTTACGGGTATCGTTGTTCATGGTGATAAGCGAGGGCGTACAATAGGTTTCCCAACTGCTAATGTTCAAGCATTAGAGGGTACGTATATTCCAGCAAGCGGTGTGTATGCGGTTCGTTTACTTGTACAAAATAACTGGTATGATGGTGTATGTAATGTAGGCTATAAACCAACATTTAAAGATCCAAACGACAAGCAATTATCCATCGAAGTCCATATATTAAACTTTGAAAAAAATATTTACGGTGAAGAAGTGCATGTCGCTTGGTATAAACGTATAAGAAGTGAACGGAAATTCGATGGTATTGAATCGTTGAAAGCACAAATCGAAAAGGATAAACAAGAAGCAATTGAATATTTTGGGATCATCACCGAAAGTTAGGGATGGCATTTGGAAACGTATACTCTGTATATAAGTTGATCTTCGTTACGACTGGGCGACTCTTTGGGGATTAGCGTCACAGGTGAGACCCTGCAGCGAAGCGTCAGCAACAAATGTTTTTCTGTGCGAAAGCGAAGCGACAGCAACAAATGTTTTATCTGTGCGAAAGCGAAGCGACAGCAACAACAAAGCGCCCTAACGGAACGAAAATCAACCCCACGTTATAGTGATGAGCCAAAATCTACTTTAGCATTTGAATAGGCGCTTACGTTAACGCTTGCTTGACCTTTTGATTTATGGTAACATTCATAAGTGCATAATATGCTTAACCTTAGCTCGGTATATCGATAACTCCAACGTGTACTGTGCTAATGGGGATTAACAATTATTTAGGAGGTCCATACAAATGGCTATTTCAAAAGAACGTAAAAACGAAATTATTGCTGAGTACCGTACTCACGAAAGTGATACTGGTTCTCCAGAAGTACAAGTTGCAGTATTAACAGAGGAAATTAACGCTCTAAATGCTCACTTACGTACACACAAAAAAGATTTCCACTCTGAGCGTGGTCTTCTTAAAATGGTAGGTCGTCGCCGTCACTTATTAAAATATCTTCGTGAAACTGACGTACAACGTTACCGTGAACTAATCACTCGTTTAGGCTTACGTCGCTAATTGTCAATCGAAAAGCGGGATTAATCCCGCTTTTTCTTTATGTTTATAAACAAAGAGAAGATGACAAGCTTTCATATTGAGAAAACAAGCGTATATGGCATGAATCTTAATAGTTTCTCTATTAAATCAAGTTAAAAAACACAGTTTCAATAAAATACAGAAATAAATCCTAAATAAATTGGCAATAACTGAATTTAAATGTATGATTATTTCATGAAATATTTAGCATAGAACAAGCATTTTTGGTACACTTACTATTAGTACATACAGACGAAGTAAGTGTTTTTATAATAGAGAGGGGTTCATTGAATGAACGAAAAGAAAGTCTATTCCTATGAATGGGCTGGCCGTCCGCTTGTAATCGAAGTTGGACAGTTAGCAAAACAAGCAAATGGGGCCGTTTTAGTACGCTATGGTGATACATCTGTACTTTCAACAGCAACAATGTCAAAATCACCAAAACCACTTGATTTCTTCCCATTAACAGTAAACTACGAAGAACGTTTATACGCAGCAGGTAAAATTCCTGGTGGCTTTATTAAACGTGAAGGACGTCCGTCTGAAAAAGCAATACTAGCAAGCCGTTTAATCGACCGTCCGATTCGTCCGATGTTCCCAGACGGTTTCCGTAATGAAGTACAAGTAATTTCGATGGTTATGTCTAACGATCCAGATTGCACGTCTGAAATGGCTGCAATGGTTGGTTCATCATTAGCGTTAGCTATCTCGGATATTCCATTCGGTGGACCGATTGCAGGTGTACAAGTTGGATATATTGACGGTAAATTTATTGTGAACCCAACAGTGGAACAATCTAATCAATCAACAGTCCATTTATCTGTAGCAGGTAACAAGGATGCTATCAACATGGTTGAAGCAGGTGCACTAGAAGTACCGGAAGAAGTAATGCTAGAAGCCATTATGTTCGGTCATGAAGAAATCAAAAAAATTATTGCTCTCCAAGAGCAAATTGTTGCAGAAGTAGGGAAAGAAAAATTACCGATAACATTATTTGAAATTGATGAAGCGATTCAAGCAGATATAAAAACAGCTTGTGAGACTGACATGCATGATGCTATTCAAACTGCTGAAAAACATGCACGTGATGAGGCTATTAAAGCGGTAAAAGAACGTGTTATTGCTTCTTATGAAGAGCAAGAAGCTGATGATGAAACAATGAAGCAAGTTTATACAATTCTAGATAAAATGGTTAAAGACGAAGTACGTCGTCAGATTACAGAAGATAAAGTTCGTCCAGATGGTCGTAAGTTAGACGAAATCCGTCCACTTTCTTCTGAAACTGGCTTATTACAACGTACTCACGGTTCAGGATTATTTACGCGTGGACAAACACAAGCCCTTTCTATTTGTACATTAGGTGCACTTGGTGATGTACAAATTATCGACGGTTTAGGTGTGGAAGAATCAAAACGCTTTATGCATCACTATAACTTCCCGCAATTCTCTGTAGGGGAAACTGGCCCTATTCGTGGACCAGGTCGTCGTGAAATCGGTCATGGTGCACTAGGAGAGCGTGCTCTTGATGCGGTAATTCCAGATGAATCAGTATTCCCATATACAATCCGTTGTGTATCAGAAGTACTTGAGTCAAACGGTTCTACATCACAAGCTTCTATCTGTGCTTCAACATTAGCGATGATGGATGCTGGTGTTCCATTAAAAGCACCTGTAGCAGGTATTGCAATGGGTCTTATTAAAAAAGGCGAACATTACTCTATTTTAACTGATATTCAAGGTATGGAAGACCACCTTGGAGATATGGACTTTAAAGTTGCAGGTACAGCTAAAGGTGTAACAGCACTTCAAATGGACATTAAAATTGATGGTTTATCACGCAACATTTTAGAAGAAGCATTAACACAAGCTAAAATTGGCCGTATGCACATTTTAGAATCAATGCTTGCTACTCTTGCAGAACCACGTGAAAAATTATCTACATTTGCACCGAAAATTGTCATCGTGAAAATTAATCCTGATAAAATTCGTGATGTTATCGGACCTGGCGGTAAACAAATTAACAAAATTATTGAAGAAACTGGCGTAAAAATTGATACGGAGCAAGATGGTACAATTTACATCTCTTCAGCAGATGAAGAAATGAACGCTCGTGCAAAACAAATTATCGAAGACATCGTACGTGAAGCGAAAGTTGGCGAGTATTACTTATCAACAGTTAAACGTATTGAAAAATTCGGTGCGTTCTGCGAAATATTCCCAGGTAAAGATGGTTTACTTCACATCTCTGAAATTCAAGAGGAACGTACAAAACAAGTTGAAGATGTCTTAAAACTTGGCGATCAATTACTTGTAAAAGTTATTGAAATTGACAAGCAAGGTCGTGTGAATTTATCTCGTAAAGTAGTGATCCAAGAGGAAAAAGAACGCGCTGAGCAAGATAAATAATAAATTGTAGAAAAGGCTGCGTATAATGCGCAGCCTTTTTTAAATCAAATATATTGAAAATGGTTCAATAAGGGATATTTTGTGGGAATCTTACATTATGGTTCATCACTAAAAGTCGTGGATGATTTTTGGTAAAACGTATACTATGTAAATAAGTTGATGGAAGTGGAGAATAGGCGACTCCTTGGGGATTAGCGTCACAGATGAGACCCTGGAGCGAGCATCGCGAGTGAAGCGGCTCATCGGACGCCCCCAGGAAGCTCTGCTCTGCTCTGCGCGAAAGCGAAGCGTCAGCGGCAAATGTTTTATCTGCGCGAAAGCGCCCAGTCGGAACGGAAATCAACCACACGTTTTGGTGATGATCCCACATTATGTCCTTGATGTAGAGCCAGAGATAAATTGGGGGAGATTTTTTGGTACAAGTACATACATGTCAGAATGGTGTGCGTATTGTGTCTGAGCAAATCGATCATGTAAGATCAGTTGCGCTAGGCATTTTTGTTAATGCAGGATCTCGTTATGAGCTACCTGAGGAAAATGGCATTACACATTTTATAGAACATATGCTTTTTAAAGGAACAAAAACTCGAACAGCTCGTCAAATTGCTGAAGAATTTGACCGAATTGGTGGAGAGTTAAATGCCTTTACATCCAAGGAAAATACTTGTTATTATGCAAAGATTTTAGACCATCATGCTGAGCTTGCCGTTACAATATTAGCAGATATGTTCTTTAACTCTACATTTGCAGAAGAAGAGTTAGAGAAAGAACGACAAGTTGTGCTAGAGGAAATATTAATGAGTGAAGACGCACCTGATGACGATGTTCATGAAAAGCTATGGGGAGTTATGTATCCGAATGATGCACTCGGTCGTCCAATACTAGGAACTGCGGCTACTTTGAAAACATTTACAGCAAAAAAAATACGTAACTATATGGCTAAACATTATGGTCCAGAGTCAGTTGTTATTTCAATAGCGGGAAATATTTCTGCAAAGCTCATGCAAACAATTGAAGACTTATTTGGCCAATATCAACCATCACCACTTGCGGTTGAACCTGTGCTATCGAATCCTCATTTTCATCCAGGAGAGATTTCAAAAACTCGTGATACGGAGCAAGCGCATTTAGCCATTTCTTATCCAGCAATTGGTGTAAAAGATTCAGATATGTATAGCTTCATCGCACTTAATAATATTATAGGTGGTAATATGAGTTCTCGTTTGTTCCAAGAAGTACGTGAGGAACGTGGTTTAGCCTATTCAATATTTTCTTACCAATCCTGTTATGCTGATGTTGGGGCATTTACGATTTATGGTAGTACAAGTCGTCAGCAATTATCACAGCTTCAGCATACAATTGATGCGACATTACTTGATATCGTGGCAGGTGGCGTGACAGAGGAAGAACTTATGAATGCGAAGGAACAGCTGAAGGGTAGTTTTGTACTCGGTCTAGAAGGGACAGGCGCTCGTATGAATCGTAACGGTACAAGTGAGTTAGTGCATCGCAAACATCGTTCAGTAGACGAAGTATTAGCGTCAATCGATGTCGTTTCAATGGAATCAGTAAATCGTTTAATAGCAAAAATCTTGAAAGCTGAGCCAGCCATTTCAATAATCGGCCCAGAAGCTTAAAAAGGTTGCCATTTAAAGGCAACCTTTTTTCTATTCAGTTGCTTTAAAAAACCTCTCTTGCTAAATATAAGGTAAGGCTTTGAAGTAAAATAAAAATACTAATGATGATGCTCATGATTGTAGGGATCAAAATTATCAATAAATTTTCTACTACTTGAGATAAAAAGTAATGGATAGGGAAACTAATTATAAAAATAAGGAAGATGGCTGTCATCATTCTAAAATAACGCATCCGCTTTGTCTCGTCTAGATGATGGATATAAAACTGGATGGAGATGAGTAAAGAAGCGCTGCTAATATAGGCGAAGTACATGGCGAAATGCTCTGAAAAATTACCGTTTGCTGCAGTTTGTGAAAAATAAGCAGGTGCTATTAGAATAAAAAGTAGGATCACTACGCCGTGACAATATAGAAAATCAGCCTGTAACTGTGTTTTTCTCGTCAAAGGTAGACTATTTACAAACAACTCCCAATTTGCTTTTTGATCGTCCTCGTAGATTCCTCCAACAATGGAAGCAGAAAAAACTACAACAAATATTCCTATTGAGGGACTGTCTAAAATAGGTATTTCCGTGAAACTAATGATCATACAAATAATAGCTGCAAAAAGAATGGACCATTTTTGCACCATTATTCTTTGTAAAAGTAAAGCCTGCATTCACTCACTCCTTTAAAATTCTTTCCGTTTATATATGGCAGTTGAAATCAGAGAAGATAGCCATAAGATTAAAAGTCCAGCAAACGGAGCTAAAAACATAAACTGTTTTAAGTCTGACAATGCTAATGTCATATCTGGTAAATGCTCGTTTAAAAGACTAAATAAAAAGCTAGGTATGAAGCAAAAAGCAATAAGAACCATTCTTCCTTTATTGGAACCAAATTTAATGTAAATCGGTAATAATAGTGCTAGCATACAAAAGGCTAACGCCACAATAAGATTAAATGTTAGAAAAAACTCTGTAGATGCCCAATTATTCGTAAAACGATGAATAATGAATACAATCGGTAGTGCGAGGATGAGTCCAAAAATCAAAAGAACGATACTAAGTATATATTTACTAAGTATGATGTCCCCTTTTGAAATGGGTAAAGTATTCGCATATTTATCCCAGCTGCTTTGTTCATCATACGTAAGAGCAGTTATAGCTTGAAAGGTCACGACAAAAATAATAATCGTAAAGAGCATTAAAGCTTGTTGCATAAAAATTGATATGAATAGGAAAAAAATCAACACGAAGGCCTGAGCTTTTATTTGACGTTGAATCGTCATTAAATCTTTTAAGATAAGACCTGCCATGATTCAAACACTACCTTTCACATAAAATAGCATAATATCTTCTATAGAAGGCTTTTCAAGAGAAAATACTTCGTTTACTTCATTTTTTAGAACTAAGGCTTCTATACCAAAGGCTCCATTACGTTTTCTTATAATGGCATGTTCTGGTATTTCACTTACTTCCTCTTTATTGCCTTTAAATATTCCGTACTCGTAGAGCAGTACGTCTTTACCTTCACTAAATAAAATTTCGCCGTTATGAATGAATGTAATATAGTCAGCAATCTTTTCTAAATCACTTGTTATATGAGAAGAAAATAAAATGCTATGTGTTTCATCCTGCATAAACGTTAAAAATAAATCGAGAATTTCATCACGTATAATTGGATCTAGTCCACTCGTTGGTTCATCTAAAATTAACAATTTTGGATGATGCGATAATGCTAATGCAATGGACAGCTTCATCCTCATTCCCCGGGATAATTCTTTTACGTTCTTCCTCTTTGGAACTTTAAATTGTGCTAATCGCTCAAAATAAAAGTCTGAATCCCACGTTTTAAATACTTTTTTCATGATTTTGTCGAGCTGCGTCGCATTGAGCGTTTCAGGAACATGTAAATCGTCAAAAACCACACCGATGTCGTTTTTTATCGATAATTCATGTTCGACAATATCCTTCCCGAATAACAGAATTTCGCCATATTCTTTTTTTAATAAGTTAAGTATGCATTTAATTGTAGTAGACTTCCCAGCGCCATTTTCTCCTACAAAGCCCATGACAGTGCCTTGAGGTACTGAAAAACTTACATCACTAAGAGCAAACCCTTCAAAGCTTTTATGTAAATCATGAATTTCAATAGCATTCATTTAGTTGTCCTCCTCCAAAATTAATGAAAGTAACTCCTGTAATTCCTCTTTTGTCAGCCCAGCCGTTTTTGCCGTTTTAACCGCTTTCTGCATATGCTCTTCAACTTGGCGTAATAATTCCTCGCGCAGAAAATCTTGATTTCGTTCTGTAACAAAGCTTCCTTTCCCGGCCACCGTTTCGATAAATCCATCTCGCTCTAAATCTGCATAAGCACGCTTCGTTGTCATAACGCTAATTTTTAAATCCTTTGCAAGTGCACGAATAGAAGGTAGTGCATCACCGGCCTGTAATTTATTTGCTAATATAGCTTCCTTAAGCTGTAAGGTTATTTGCTCGTAAATGGGCTTATTGCTAGCGTTGCTTAAATGGATATGCACAAATTTTTCACCTCTCATAACTGTATATACACACTATACACAGATGGATGGGTAAATGCAACATTTTCCTACTTTGGGTAGGGGTCACGAATTGCAAAAACTCGGCATATATTGAGGTAACGGTTCAAGGAGGGAGATGAGGCATGTTACTATCAGAGATGGTGGATAAAGAGTTAATTCAAGTTGAAGGTGGCGTACATTTTGGTATACTGGCACATACAGAATGTCTCTTAGATGTGCAAACTGGAAAGATACATGGCTTTGAGATTGTTAAAGATAAGTTGCCATTCCAAAAAAAGAAAGTGAAAGTTAGTGAAATGATCCCTTGGCATGAAATTATACTAATTGGTGAAGATCGGATTTTATTTAATAAAACAACGACGGTACAGTCAGAATTTTTACAGTGAGGTGAGCTTTTGGAAAATGAAAAATGGCTTGTTATCGGTGAAGATCTAAGATTAAAGGAATTAGCTACAATGCTAAGAAGCCCATCGAGAACTGTATTTTATAAAAGAACGTCAGTTTGGAATGAGGAATTAAATAAGCTTGTATTAGAATTCCAACCAAATAGAATTATTCTGCCCATACTTCCGCTGAAAATTGTAGTGGAACAACTGTATGGCATATCACAAGTTAAATTTTATACAGGGCGTTTAACTATGCATTGGAAGCATTTACTTGAGAGAAATAAAACAAATTGCTATTTGCAGCAAGAATCTTTTATTTGGCAAAACGCAAGATTAACAGCGGAGGGATTTATCGCCACGTTTTACGGACTCGAGCAGAAATGTATTTACGGACAAAACTTTACTATCGCAGGGTTTGGGCGCACCGCCAAAATGCTCGCTTCTTTACTCGTCAAGATGGGCGCTAATGTCCATATTGTAGCGCGTTCAGTTGTACAAGTGAGTGAAGCAAAAGCATATGGTTATAAAGCTACGAATTTAGATGATCGCCAATGGTCAATTAGTGATGGAATTTTTATTAATACGATTCCAGCTAAGTGGATTACTGATTCATTTAAAGAACATGTCCCAACTGTACTATATGATTTGGCTTCAGAGCCTGGCTGTTTAGATATAGACGCTGAACAATTACAAACGTATGTGCTATTGCCGTCATTACCCGGGAAATACTTTGCACATGATGCAGCTACAATACTGTGCAAGGCAATAGAGGAGGAAGAAAATTGCTAATAGGGAAACGAATTGGTTTAGGTATTACAGCCTCCCATTGCACGTATGAGGATGTAGTACCTAAAATTCAAAACTTTATAGACGTAGGGGCAACAGTTATCCCAATAATTACACACTCCGTTTTACATGCAGCTACGCGTTTTGGTACTGGGGAGGAGTGGATAGCAAAAATAGAGGAGTTGACTGGAGAAAAGGTTATTTCCTCTATTAAAGAGGCAGAACCATTCGGACCATCCAATCCATTGGATGCGATGGTTATAGCTCCGATGACAGGCAATAGTATTAGTAAATTTGCTAATGCAGCAACAGATAGCCCGGTGTTAATGGCTGCGAAGGCAACATTGCGTAACGGTTCGCCTGTTATCCTAGGCATTTCAACAAATGATGCTCTTGGCTTAAATTCTTTAAATATAATGAAGCTACTAAATGCCAAAAACATTTACTTTATCCCATTTGGGCAGGACTCACCGCATTCAAAGCCAAATTCTTTGATTGCTGATTTTGAACAAATGGTGGCCACTGTTCATGAAGCAATTACTGAGAAAAAGCAATTACAACCGCTGTTGATACAATATTTCAAATAATTCATGAATTACACACAATTTTCAGTATTTTTGTGATACAATAGCACACATTATGGAACTTGTACTCAAGGAGAGATGACAGATGACAAAGCAGTTAACAGTTGCAGTTGTTGGGGCAACAGGAGCAGTAGGAACAAAAATGATGGAGCAGCTTATTAAACGTAATTTTCCGATTGGAGATATTAAGTTTTTAGCTTCTGCTCGTTCAGCAGGAAAATCAATCGAGTTTAATGGTAAGACCTATACAATAGAAGAAGCGACACCTGAAGCTTTTGAGGGCGTCAATGTCGCTTTATTCTCTGCTGGTGGCTCGGTATCTGCCGTACTTGCACCAGAAGCAGCAAAACGCGGTGCAGTAGTGATCGATAATACGAGCCATTTCCGCATGGATCCAGAGGTACCACTAGTTGTACCAGAAGTAAATCGTGGTGATCTTGCTAAGCATAAAGGAATTATTGCGAATCCAAACTGCTCTACCATTCAAATGATGGCTGCACTTGAACCTATTCGTAATGCATTTGGCTTAACAAAAATTATCGTATCGACATACCAAGCTGTTTCAGGTGCAGGTGTTTCTGCCATTCAGGAATTAAAGGCACAAAGTACAAACTGGGATGCAGGTAAGGATGTAGAAGCAAATATTTTACCTTCTGGTAGCGACAAACGTCACTATCCAATCGCTCGTAATGTCATTCCACAAATTGATAAATTTACAGACAATGGCTTTACATACGAGGAAATGAAGATGATTAATGAAACGAAAAAAATCATGAATGCACCAGAGCTAAAAGTTGCTGCAACTTGCGTTCGCGTGCCAGTCGTTTCAGGACATTCTGAGTCTGTTTATATTGAGGTAGAGAAAGAAGCAACGGTACAAGAGATTTTTGAAGTATTACGCAGTGCACCAGGTGTGATATTACAAGATGATATCGCAACACAAACTTACCCAATGCCTATCTATGCAGAAGGGGAAGATGCTACTTTTGTAGGACGTATCCGTCAAGATTTAGACAACAAAAAAGGATTCCACCTATGGATCGTTTCCGACAATCTTTTAAAAGGGGCTGCATTGAACTCAATCCAAATTGCAGAAGCATTGCTGGAGGATAACTTACTATAAGAGGGGTGTAAGGATGAATTTAGGGCGAATTGGAACGGCGATGATTACGCCGTTCAAAGAAGATGGCACGATTAATTATCCAGAACTAGAACGTATTATTAATCATTTGATTGATAATGGTACAGATTGTATTGTCGCATGTGGCACAACCTCTGAAAACCCAACTATGTCCACAGAAGAAAAAATTGAAGTTGTACGCTTTACAGTAGAAAAAGTAGCAGGCCGTGTACCCGTAATTGCGGGTACAGGGGATAACGAAACTGCTTACTCTATTGCAATGACGCACAAGGCTGAAGAAAATGGTGCAGATGGTATTATGCTTGTAGCACCATATTATAATAAGCCAAATCAACGCGGTATTTTTGCGCACTTTGAAACAATTGCTAAAGAAACAAGTTTACCTGTCATGCTTTATAATGTGCCAGGACGTACGGGTGTCAATGTTGCCTATGAAACTTCCGTTGCTTTAAGTAAAATTCCTAATATTGCATGGATTAAAGAAGCAAGCGGCAATTTAGTTCAAATGGGCGATATTATTGAAAATGTTGATTCAAATGATAATTTCTTAGTATATAGTGGGGATGATGGTTTAACACTTCCACTATTAGCAATCGGCGGAGCAGGTATTATTTCAGTGGCTGCCCATGTAGTTGGTAATGATATGCAATTAATGATTAAAGCGTTTGAAGAAGGAAATCACGAGCTAGCAGCCAAAATTCACCGAGCATTATTACCACTTGTACGTGCGCTGTTCGCACAACCAAATCCTTCGCCTGTAAAATATGCGATGACCAAATTAGGCTTTGATACAATCAACGTTCGTCTGCCAATGATGGAAATGACGGATGAAGAAAAAGAAAACTTTGACCAAATTTGGGATACGTATCAAGATAAGGCGAGAGGCTTTAGAAAAATAAGTAGCTTTAGCTAAACTGTAATTGGAGCTAATTCGTATTAGCCTCCCAGACTTTAGACAAACTTGAAATTTAGGTTTGTCTAAAGTCTTTTTTCTTTTTAGGATTAGAAAGGGAAAATCGCTCAGGTACCAGAAGAATCCGCTCGGGTAGGAGTGAAAATCGCTCAGGTACCAGAGGAATCCGCTCGGGTAGGAGTGAAAATCGCTCAGGTACCAGAGGAATCCGCTCGGGTAGGAGTGAAAATCGCTCAGGTACCAGAGGAATCCGCTCGGGTAGGAGTGAAAATCGCTCAGGTACCAGAGGAATCCGCTCGGGTAGGAGTGAAAATCGCTCAGGTACCAGAGGAATCCGCTCGGATAGGAGTGAAAATCGCTCAGGTACCAGAGGAATCCGCTCGGGTAGGAGTGAAAATCGCTCAGGTACCAGAGGAATCCGCTCGGGTAGGAGTGAAAATCGCTCAGGTACCAGAGGAATCCGCTTGGGTAGGAAGAAAAACCGCTCAGGTAGCCCCGAAATCCGCTCCGGTAGAAAAGAGACCAGCTCAAGTAATATCAAAATCCGTTCTGGTAAATGGGAAAACTGCTCAGGCGCTATACCCAGCCACTATAACCATCAAAGTGGAAGTGATGAACATCCTAGCAATGATAAATCCAGCTTACTTCAATAGTTTTTGCTTATAAAAGACAAATTTAGAGCCTTCACCACGCTATATCCCCACATTCCTTTCCACCTAATGGTAATGCAAAATAGCAATTATTTTCTTTTTCAATCATGAAACGTGTATTTTTGATTTGTGCAAAAGCTTTGCAAACCGTATAATAAATCTTAAGTGGTTGCTGTTCGGGATATTTTTTAGGAGGAAATAAATTGACAAAAAAGAAAAATGAATTAATTCGCATCATTCCACTTGGTGGCGTGGGCGAAATTGGTAAAGCAATGTACGTAGTAGAAATTGACGAAGAGCTATTTGTAGTGGATAGTGGCTTGATGTTCCCTGAAGACGAAATGCTGGGCATTGATATCGTAATTCCAGATATTACGTATTTAGAGGAAAATAAAGATCGTGTAAAAGGGATTTTCTTAACGCATGGTCATGAAGATGCAATTGGCGCCATTGCCTACGTATTACAAAAAGTGAAAGCGCCAGTGTACGGATCAAAATTAACAATTGCACTAGCAAAGGAACATTTAAAGGAATTGCCTGCACCACATCAGGTGAAATTCTTTGAGGTTACGAACCGTAGTCGTATGAATTTTAACTCAACGTATGTGACATTCTTCCATACAACACATAGTATTCCCGATTCGTTAGGGGTAGTGTTCCATACATCTGAAGGAGCAATTGTTCATACAGGTGAGTTTAAATTCGATCAATCCGCGACAGGTAAATTTAAGCCTGATTTAGCAAAAATGGCTCAGCTAGGAGAAGAAGGCGTATTTATGCTGCTATCTGAGTCGAGTGAAGCTGAGCGACCAGGTTATACGACATCTGAGATTGTGATTGAAGAGCAATTATCAAAAACATTCCATTCAGCACCAGGTCGTATTTTAGTTGCTGTTTATGCATCGAATTTTATTCGTATTCAACAAGTATTGACACAAGCTCAAAAGTCGTTCCGTAAAGTAGTTATTGTAGGAAAACCTTTAGAAAAAGCTGTGGATTTAGGTGCAAATCTAGGTTACTTAACAGTAGAAGAAGATACAATCATCCCTATCTCAGAAATGCAAAAGTATCAAGATGATGAGATTATTATTATTGCAACAGGTAATAAAGGGGAGCCACTTGACGCATTAGAAAAAGTTGTCCGCAAACATCACCGAGACATTAAAATTAAAAAAGATGATACAGTATTAATTACTTTTACACCGTCTCCTGGAATGGAAGTACAGATGGCTAATACGATGAACTCCATCGCAAAAGCAGGTGCTGAAATTCTGACATCTAGCAAAAATGTACATGTGTCGGGTCATGGTAGCCAAGAGGATTTAAAGTTAATGCTGAACTTAATGCAACCAAAGTACTTTATCCCTGTGCAAGGGGAGTACCGCATGCTTATTGCTCACTCTAAGCTTGCTCAACAGCTAGGTATGCACAAATCACAAATATTCATCGCCGATAAGGGTGATATTGTAGAATATAAAAATGGTAAAATGCGAATGAGTGGCCGTGTACAAGCTGGTAATGTATTAATAGATGGTATTGGTGTTGGAGATGTAGGCAACATTGTACTACGCGATCGTAAATTATTATCAC
Proteins encoded in this region:
- the ribF gene encoding riboflavin biosynthesis protein RibF codes for the protein MEVIHLKYPHQLQQRESMQPYSLALGFFDGVHRGHQAVIKAAKEEGDKRQIPTAVMTFDPHPSVVLGGRNEKVFYITLLQQKLQLFEEQGVDTVFVVHFTSDFAKLSPVAFIDTFIRGLNIQHVTAGFDYSFGAFGKGTMADMLELSNGEYGVTVVDKKTDNIEKISSTRIRKLLQEGDMEEARLLLGRPFEVTGIVVHGDKRGRTIGFPTANVQALEGTYIPASGVYAVRLLVQNNWYDGVCNVGYKPTFKDPNDKQLSIEVHILNFEKNIYGEEVHVAWYKRIRSERKFDGIESLKAQIEKDKQEAIEYFGIITES
- the rpsO gene encoding 30S ribosomal protein S15, whose amino-acid sequence is MAISKERKNEIIAEYRTHESDTGSPEVQVAVLTEEINALNAHLRTHKKDFHSERGLLKMVGRRRHLLKYLRETDVQRYRELITRLGLRR
- the pnp gene encoding polyribonucleotide nucleotidyltransferase, producing MNEKKVYSYEWAGRPLVIEVGQLAKQANGAVLVRYGDTSVLSTATMSKSPKPLDFFPLTVNYEERLYAAGKIPGGFIKREGRPSEKAILASRLIDRPIRPMFPDGFRNEVQVISMVMSNDPDCTSEMAAMVGSSLALAISDIPFGGPIAGVQVGYIDGKFIVNPTVEQSNQSTVHLSVAGNKDAINMVEAGALEVPEEVMLEAIMFGHEEIKKIIALQEQIVAEVGKEKLPITLFEIDEAIQADIKTACETDMHDAIQTAEKHARDEAIKAVKERVIASYEEQEADDETMKQVYTILDKMVKDEVRRQITEDKVRPDGRKLDEIRPLSSETGLLQRTHGSGLFTRGQTQALSICTLGALGDVQIIDGLGVEESKRFMHHYNFPQFSVGETGPIRGPGRREIGHGALGERALDAVIPDESVFPYTIRCVSEVLESNGSTSQASICASTLAMMDAGVPLKAPVAGIAMGLIKKGEHYSILTDIQGMEDHLGDMDFKVAGTAKGVTALQMDIKIDGLSRNILEEALTQAKIGRMHILESMLATLAEPREKLSTFAPKIVIVKINPDKIRDVIGPGGKQINKIIEETGVKIDTEQDGTIYISSADEEMNARAKQIIEDIVREAKVGEYYLSTVKRIEKFGAFCEIFPGKDGLLHISEIQEERTKQVEDVLKLGDQLLVKVIEIDKQGRVNLSRKVVIQEEKERAEQDK
- a CDS encoding pitrilysin family protein; the encoded protein is MVQVHTCQNGVRIVSEQIDHVRSVALGIFVNAGSRYELPEENGITHFIEHMLFKGTKTRTARQIAEEFDRIGGELNAFTSKENTCYYAKILDHHAELAVTILADMFFNSTFAEEELEKERQVVLEEILMSEDAPDDDVHEKLWGVMYPNDALGRPILGTAATLKTFTAKKIRNYMAKHYGPESVVISIAGNISAKLMQTIEDLFGQYQPSPLAVEPVLSNPHFHPGEISKTRDTEQAHLAISYPAIGVKDSDMYSFIALNNIIGGNMSSRLFQEVREERGLAYSIFSYQSCYADVGAFTIYGSTSRQQLSQLQHTIDATLLDIVAGGVTEEELMNAKEQLKGSFVLGLEGTGARMNRNGTSELVHRKHRSVDEVLASIDVVSMESVNRLIAKILKAEPAISIIGPEA
- a CDS encoding ABC-2 transporter permease, with product MQALLLQRIMVQKWSILFAAIICMIISFTEIPILDSPSIGIFVVVFSASIVGGIYEDDQKANWELFVNSLPLTRKTQLQADFLYCHGVVILLFILIAPAYFSQTAANGNFSEHFAMYFAYISSASLLISIQFYIHHLDETKRMRYFRMMTAIFLIFIISFPIHYFLSQVVENLLIILIPTIMSIIISIFILLQSLTLYLAREVF
- a CDS encoding ABC-2 transporter permease, translating into MAGLILKDLMTIQRQIKAQAFVLIFFLFISIFMQQALMLFTIIIFVVTFQAITALTYDEQSSWDKYANTLPISKGDIILSKYILSIVLLIFGLILALPIVFIIHRFTNNWASTEFFLTFNLIVALAFCMLALLLPIYIKFGSNKGRMVLIAFCFIPSFLFSLLNEHLPDMTLALSDLKQFMFLAPFAGLLILWLSSLISTAIYKRKEF